The following nucleotide sequence is from Bactrocera oleae isolate idBacOlea1 chromosome 2, idBacOlea1, whole genome shotgun sequence.
TTGCCACGCTGTCGCAGCTATAGGCGCCTTAAAGCGCAATGCACCCAGTGGTGGCTGCGCAAAGGGTATGCGCTCGAAACTGTAATAATTGTCATCGTAAATGGACGTATTGCATTTACCTCTGACGGTGCCAAGCGTTGTTTGCGCCAGCACTTCTGCATTTGCTGAGctaattttgatatatattatatatatatataggtatataagaaaatattataataattacactttcctaatcaaaataaattacttagCTACTCAACGTACTTGCCCGTCATAGCAGCACGTAAAAAACAAACCAAAGAATACCCTTTATCgagataaatttttattatttttctattctcaaatatggtatatatacataagtatattagtCATACGCCtcacaactttttgttttatgtagcactttaattattattatctaaTGACAGCGCTGTGACAGGCGACCAATTGACTTGAGTAATGTGAAACCGCACGCTATGGGACACAATGTGCAACTGTCAGTCTGTAGCATTCAAACACCCATTGCATATCCATTTTTACTAGCGCTTGAGTGCAGTCGGTTAAGCAACCACATATgcttatacatacttatatacacgcTATTTCTCTTCTATGCATTCGTTTTTTATACGAGCATGTTTATTAgaattttatgtttgttttgcTCTCTCTTTCTGCTACAGAAACTGTTGCGCTGATGCAAGGTGGGTGACGCGCTCTTGCACGTATGagacatacctatgtatatgtataagtatatttttagtattttgatttttcaatattttattttacttttttttttaatttcactccaAAATTTGATACTACatgcttaaatatataaagaaataattatCAAGTCAAAAACCACTTTACTAATattaattaacaaatgcacGATCAGTAGGTGAGAGCGAAAACGTGTTAGAATGTTTTCTGAAGTTTTCGTTTAACTTGTTGCACTTATCTATATTTtctcttatttcttttttctttcgCTGCACTTCTGAAAGATGACCGGAAGAGCGAAAGAGTTTTAGAGAGAATATAAAAGGATTAGCTAGTAAGGCGAGTGCATGCAAGCAGGTATTCTGAAGAGTTCAATTAACCTGTTGCctttttcaacatttctttCTATTTTACTCTTTCGTTGCACTCACTAAAAACAGCAAACTCAATAGCGGTTTGTAGGGTATGTTCATTGTTTACTTACATACTTGTTCTTGAAGTGACGATATAGTAAAttcatagtatatatataccatatataactgGTCAGTGACCTCAGCTGTATTAAGCAATGTTGCCACGTACCGTaaatttcggttttttatttcGAGAGccagttttcatttttttagttttgaaatttaaagatTCTATTTCGATATTATTTCCAGCGTAAACTTagataatttatgtaaatatatttagtatcCCTAATGATATAATAAgtctacaattaaaataaattatcgtTCGTAAAAAGATTTGTCCAGGTTTTTAGATGCTTATGCGGTAAAGATTTGATTTCGAGTTCTTCGTCAATATTAAGGCATTTTGGCTGCGCATTTTCCACATCTTTCGCTTCCACTGGTTGCCATTGAATCGGTTCGATTTCAGTACAATTGGGATTACCAGTTGCTGCAAATGCCGTCCACATACCAATCATGCGTTGAATTGTCTTGAATTCACCGCTTGTGGGTGGTAATTTGTCGgagtttaaattgtaaaatagatAAGAGAGCTCATCGGCATGACATACGCCGCGAGCGGACCGTCCACAATGCAAAATGCGAGAGTGATTGAAATATGGTGAATCGAAAGCAAAACGATAAAGATAGGTGGATACATTAGAGGCGTAAGCAGCACGAGCTAAAAGAGTACGTTGCACATCAATGAAAAAGTGTCTATAAGCCAAGAGCTGTAATTGAAGAAATCTATCAGTTTGAgatgttaaatatataatatttgctgcCTCGTATACTACCTCCAAGTATTGGTAAAGATTTTTACTATAATGTGGTTTCGCATTACCAAAATGTGCTTCTCTTAAATGTAGACCCAACTCTTTGCATTTCTGCACATCACACTctttcttaacaatttttggtaaAACAGCCACACAATCTCCGAGCTCATTAACTAAATGCGGATTTTTCACAGTTTCGTTATAGTGCAACATGCCTTCATCGGCTGTGAAACCTAACAGTATTGGGATTTCATTGCTCCATGCCGTTATGAGTAGATCTTTAAACGGCTTTGTCAATAAACCATTCTGACTTTGGTATGGTTCCACCACTGGTgtgaaaggaaaaaatatacgtTCATCCTTCTCATGTGGCTGTCTCAGCCCATCCtcaagttttattatttttgaaccaCTAATATTCGACAGGAAGGATAATACGGCTTTGTCTACATTTTCGCCCTTGTAGCCTAATTGGATGGCCAGCCAATAAGCGCGATTTGTGGGTTCCTGTTCGGCCCATGAGCAAAGCGCTGTACCTGATTGTAATATCGCCTTATGGAAAAGGCCCTGCGTTTTCGGCGCAAGCATAAGTAGATGTGTACAAGCGGCACCAGCACTTTCTCCAAATATTGTCACATTATTGGGATCACCGTTGAAGTTGGCGATGTTCTCTTGAATCCAGCGTAATGCAAATAATTGATCCTTTAACCCGGCATTACCTGGAACTTGTAGATTGGGATCTGGTAGTGAGAGGAAGCCTAAAATAATTTGATTGACAGATATGTTGTTAATTAATAAGAGGAAAAAGGAGAGACAAATACAAACCTAAAGCACCGAGCCTGTAGTTAACCGTTACTAATACGATATCTCTCTCCATGAAATAATCGGGAGCATAAACATCACGTGAAGCTTCACCAAAACGAAAGCCACCACCATAAATCCAAACCATTACCGGTAATGGCTTAGCAGAGTTTAACtgtaaaaaattactaaagttATTATACTAATTTTCTACAACTAACCAAACCAACATAAGTAGATaccatatacgaggtgtgttcaaagggaatggtgaattttgatttttcgcgagctgtgtacattcgattatcgatattttggtttttttttactatcggaaacatatgtttatcatgtgcttgcattaggagccaatttcgattagtagttggGTATCGATATTTGACTTTTGAAGGAAATggctccaaggcacttgaaatgttgactgtggcattcggtggatccactttgtctcaaaaaagagtttataagtggtacaagaactcacagaaggccgagaagatgttaaTGACGATGAGCATTCTAGAGGTGCGACAACGAGCGAAGAAAATACCGAAGcagtaaaaaaattgttctggAATATCGTCTGATCGCTATTAgagaagttgcagaggatgttggcatatcaatcggctcatgccattaaattttttgggcatgaaacgtgtggtagcgaagtttgttccgaaattgctaaatgtCGCATTAGTAACGGTCGGAAGTTGTTGAGTGACGTCATCAACGATTTTCAAccatcgtattcaccagatttcgCTCTCTGCGAATTTtgcctattcccaaaactgaagaaaccaatgagaGGAATGTGTTTAGCCTCAACTGATGAGATCAAGGCAGAACCGAAGGAAGAGCTAATGagcataccgaaaagcgcatttcagatgTGCTTCGAGGATTAGAAAAAGCGttagcacaagtgtattatattcgAGGGCAATTACTTTGAAGGATAGAAATagatattgataaataaatctgtacttttcaaaaaacattcaaaattcaccttttttttaaacacactGGGTgtgttgatatattttttgtagtacCCGATAGCTTTCTTACCTGTTTAGtgtatacatttaaatataaacagtCCTCTGAGCCTTGTGTTATGCCGAGTACGAAGTGTTTTTGCAGTGGCACATTTCCCAAGTTAGTGCAATTACGCACTCCCGTCCAAGGATCTGGTGTTTGTGGCGCCCGAAAACGCAATTCGCCGAGAGGGGGTTTGGCATACGGTATGCCTTCGAAGGCATAAAAATGGTGATTGTAGATGGTTTTTCGTTTAACACCTTTAACCTGACCGTACTTTGTAGGTATAACAGTCGTTTCACTTGTTGTTGCCTGATACTGTTGT
It contains:
- the LOC106619001 gene encoding uncharacterized protein — translated: MVDINVPLINLLQTSVNFVVHRIQQYQATTSETTVIPTKYGQVKGVKRKTIYNHHFYAFEGIPYAKPPLGELRFRAPQTPDPWTGVRNCTNLGNVPLQKHFVLGITQGSEDCLYLNVYTKQLNSAKPLPVMVWIYGGGFRFGEASRDVYAPDYFMERDIVLVTVNYRLGALGFLSLPDPNLQVPGNAGLKDQLFALRWIQENIANFNGDPNNVTIFGESAGAACTHLLMLAPKTQGLFHKAILQSGTALCSWAEQEPTNRAYWLAIQLGYKGENVDKAVLSFLSNISGSKIIKLEDGLRQPHEKDERIFFPFTPVVEPYQSQNGLLTKPFKDLLITAWSNEIPILLGFTADEGMLHYNETVKNPHLVNELGDCVAVLPKIVKKECDVQKCKELGLHLREAHFGNAKPHYSKNLYQYLELLAYRHFFIDVQRTLLARAAYASNVSTYLYRFAFDSPYFNHSRILHCGRSARGVCHADELSYLFYNLNSDKLPPTSGEFKTIQRMIGMWTAFAATGNPNCTEIEPIQWQPVEAKDVENAQPKCLNIDEELEIKSLPHKHLKTWTNLFTNDNLFSANAEVLAQTTLGTVRGKCNTSIYDDNYYSFERIPFAQPPLGALRFKAPIAATAWQGVLDCTQKAEKPLQKNARSNEIEGAEDCLYLNIYAKKLKSDKPLPVMIFLYGGGFEKGDPTRDLHGPDYLMMKDVILVTIAYRLGPLGFLSLHDPNVGTPGNAGLKDQLLGLLWVKENVKNFNGDSNNITLFGESAGSASTHFMMLSPLAKGLFHKAILMSGTVLCPWALSPLKALPKRLAQANGYTGDDNDQNVLEYLQQLPAADLLRDNLLTKEENMDDCLFAFGPVIEPYISETCIIPKQPTAMFADAWGNDIPVIISGTSFEGLLMFARVHMAPFLLHELNENQQHMLPLELKQKHNIQKQKELAAKLRETHFAERELQMEHVLNYCEYASYKVFWHPILRTVKARLRHARAPTYLYRFDFDSPDFNHQRIGYCGKEIRGVSHVDDHSYLFFGNFAWKLDKDTPEFRTIQRKIDIWTSFAANSDPNCDHLDGNKWTPLKADGKLHCLNVSDDLEVIELPEIHKLQVWDSLYEVAEE